ttggaggacatactatactatgacatttttgagtgattttggacgacatactatactatgacatttttggtcgattttggacgacatactatactatgacatttttgagtgattttggaagagatactatactatgacatttttgagtgattttggacgacatactatactatgacatttttgagtgattttggacgacatactatactatgacatttttgaatgattttgcacaacatactatactatgacatttttgagtgattttgcacgacatactatactatgacctttttgaatgattttggacgacatactatactatgacatttaggccaattttggacgacatactatactatgacatttttgagtgattttggacaacatactatactatgacatttaggccaattttggacgacatactatactatgacatttttgagtgattttggaggacatactatactatgacatttttgagtgattttggacgacatactacactatgacatttttgagtgattttggacgacatactatactatgacatttttgaatgattttgcacaacatactatactatgacatttttgagtgattttgcacgacatactatactatgacctttttgaatgattttggacaacatactatactatgacatttaggccaattttggacgacatactatactatgacatttttgagtgattttggacaacatactatactatgacatttaggccaattttggacgacatactatactatgacatttttgagtgattttgaacgacatactatactatgactttttgagtgattttggaggacatactatactatgacatttttgagtgattttggacgacatactatactatgacatttttggtcgattttggacgacatactatactatgacatttttgagtgattttggaagagatactatactatgacatttttgagtgattttggacgacatactatactatgacatttttgagtgattttggacgacaaactatactatgacatttttgagtgattttggacaacatactatactatgacatttttgagtgattttggacgacatactatactatgacatttttgagtgattttggacgacatactatactatgacatttttgagtgattttggacgacatacacctgtgatgtcactctgggaaataagatttGTCTGGGCTTTTTATGACCTTtgggaaggttttacaaatataaaacttcatgaattaaaaatataaagataaacAGTAggacagtatttctgattttcctaccataccacagtttgagaaccatagcCCTAAGGGTACTGTCCAAGTGAGGCAATATGAGGACACATCAGGAAAAGCCCCAAATTATTATTCCCAGCTCACAAGTGgatgttcttcttctgttgaAAAACCCATTGGACCCCAACACTCTTTTGCTGCATTTGTCGGGTGCTAACGTCAAGCTCCAGGAAATATCCTGACCCAGTTTTCCAgagaatgactgaaaacagctTATGAACGACAAGACAATGGGACACAAATCTTCCATCTATGAAACCTTTCAGTTCAGAGAGAGCTAGTGTTACCATGTCCCACCTACAGCAATGTGAGAAGTAAATACAGTGCATTACTGGACGTTTAGGAGCAGCTGGATGACATTTCACCATCTATAGAGCATCATAAATCATAGTGTAGGCTTTTTGTAGCATTTGGGGGTAAACAATGAACAAATAATAATACCATCCCACGGCACCTAATAATAAATGAAGTCAGTcattgatcatttaaaaaataatttatatacTATATTAGCCAACAGAAATGACATGTAACAAAGGGAAAGTATTGCAATAGCCACAATTGGTATTCAAATagctgcgacacacacacacacataaacaaaaaacaaagggCTCCATCTAACATCAAGCATAAACTAGTGCAAAAGCACTATCATTTTTGCTAGTTTCAAACAGATACAGCTGTCACTTTCATGcccagtgtattttttttttgcaaattcagATTTTGGCACATTCAGGAGAGCAGAAAACGATTGTGCTTTGACCTACAAAAACATCTGGTCTGAAGACTGTTGTGTAATATTATactgtgattttaaaaaggTACAATATGCACAACTGGAACAATTTCTCCATTTTCACAGACAAAGGTTCTCTTTCTCGTCTCCTTCTGGACTCATAAGTGAAGATAATTTGTTTTGGTGTGACATGTTGGCACACAGTCTGGCATGTTGCACGTTTACGAGACCCAAACTTGAAAGATTTGCACTCACTTTTGCCCACAGTTCCATTCACGCTAAAATGAAAGTCTGTGTTAGTCAGGATTGGCACACGTGTGTACCCGATGCCACGTTCTATTCCACTCCAACATACATGTCCTACTTGCATACTCAGACACATCTTAGTTAATGCTGTCACACGTTTTTGGGCTGCATGTGAACATACGTGAAACTATGAATCAGCTTTAGGTACAAACCTTTTGAATTACACAGTTTGACAAAGACAACCttccttcttttatttccccATGGGGAAACTAGCAAAGGCTGATTTGGACAAGACCAAAATGAGCCATGCACTTTAGTCCTTTAGATGGTTTTAAAAAGTGCCCACAAttgaagacaaaaaacaaattggaCATAAAAGCTGTagtcaaaataaagttaaagcaCAGGAACAGAAATAAGACAACATTGAAAGCTGTCTGTCCTGTTCTCATCCTTGCGAGTGTGGGTGGTGTAGTTTAGTCCGTTTCTTCCACAGAGtgaaaaagtcaaaaagacaGTCGATGAGCCTCTGACGATGAGTCTTCCATCCTCCATTATCATGCCAGATGCACTCAGTGGTGAAGAGATCAATAGCATTTGAAGTATTTATTACAGTGACCTTAGTAACTCCATCCTTTAGTAACAGACTGGTGGTGTGCGGCGCTGATGAACCTTTGACAGGAAGCGCTGACCAGTGAAATTACAGAGAAGAGAAAGCAGTCTTTGCCTGCTGGTGGAGGGAAGAATCTGAACATATAACTGTAGCTGCTGTAAATCAGCacaatgggagagagagagagagtgtgtgtgtgtgtgtgtggctttaaaAAACCTGCTGAACTCAAACAGCCTTCTGTGGCtccaaaaaaagtcactgtTATACCATGGTGTTGCTCTCGCCCGCTCTGTCCACATactgaaaggaaaggaaagacagAGCCGTTACGTGGTTGTTTCTCCCGCCTTTCGCAATCATTGAGCACAACGTGACACAGGCTCACAGAGCTTTCAACGGCATGCAAAGTGTGTAATTAAGCTGCAGTGTTAGTACTGActgcaacattttttaatggGAAGCATGCGTGACTTCAAGAGACACACCACAGGTAAACGCGACAGTAACAGAGTTACTTCCTCTAAGTTCAACAAGTAACAAGGAAAATATGTGGCATCTTTGAGTCTGAAAAGATCTCGTATGCAACAGTGAACAAGAAGACAAACAGAGCCACAGTATAGTGACAGATATCTCAGGCTCTGATTCATACGCTggcaataataaaataataaaagctcGCCTGTAACCATTTTTGTGGTATTAAATCTTTAACTTGGACACCACAGTTTAGaaagggctgaacaattcagggaaaatatctaattgtaaTTTTTCAGACAGATATTGCAATGTGATTTGCGATATTTTAAGTAACATTCGGTTAAACGTCCACAGTGTAAAAGACTTGAAACGTAACGGAGCATTAATTCATACAAAATGTACTAATGTACAAAATATGTCATCCTTGCAATGCAATATCAACATATGAATCAGCATTCCTGAAAACTTTGACAGAAGAGTATAAACCTAGGGTCAGACATGCTGCATAACATGTATCCTCAAGAGCAGCATTTGCTAACTGCAGTGATTACAATTACCATTGTGATTATCAAACGATTAAATGTAGTAAATTTTGAATCAACAGAATCAAAACTAATTTCCATTTCCATACTCCATACATATTATCTGTGGTGTGTgccttttaaaatcaaattaattaatgatgactttgaaacaaaaacaatacaatgaTTTAGGTCACTAAACAAGACACTTGTCGTCTAAACATTAAGCAGAAAGCATGTTAAATATGTTAGAAAGCAAGGGAAAATCGGCAGTGACTGACCACGACTGCTGATTGTCCTCACAGCCTTACGAaggctttaataaaaaaaaaacaaaaaacaaaaaacacacacacatacactcagacagagacacattaaCCAAGTCTCTCACACAACAACATGGCAGGAGCATGTTCATCACCACTTAACTAACTACACATCACCTATCAAGTGCTTCTGAATAACAAGCGACATTTCACatatttctatgtttttttcatgtcgtcatgacacaaacatgtgtgttcaCTGGTTTCACCGGTTCACTGTGTTTCCGGGCAGCCTCTGTCTGTAGCGTTAACCCTGCAGAGAAGCTCTGATGCGCGGCTCGTGCCGAGTTAATTCAGTTGTAGTGTTTGAACGTGGTGATTAATGAACAAGAAAAGGAGCCATGCTGCGTGATAACATAGCCGGAGCTGTAGCATTAGGTGATACTCACTGCTCTGATGAACGGCAGGTTTAAGATCGAGCCGAGGACAGGTATTCTTCTGATGAAGCCTATGACAACTGGGAAGAAACCCCTGGATGTGAAtgagcgagtgagagagagggagagaagaggagagaggagacagggacatcagttaaaaagacataatacTGAATCCACTGAACACAGTCGGTTAACATTGACTAAAGCCACAGCCAGTTCAATGTGTGTTTAGTAGCTCTATATTCTGACAGTTGACCTAGAGTGTTTTGCTCTGTGGCATGAGTCTCTCAGGGCTTGTTTAGACCTGGTATTCACATCAGGAAGTACAACTGTTTACACctacccacacacaaacacaaacacacacactgatgtcatgtttgcaggaacaaaattgtgttttaaaccactctgactgtacagatgtgtcggATGTCAAcatctttgtgtgtatgtgcgtgtgagagaaaaagagaaaaaagagaaaaacaaaagcagcttaCTGATACAAAGGTGATataacattaaataacatttaaccCCTAGAAAAGAATTGCATACCaatcagtgtttttactttgtctacaaataaatgaatgtgtgggtgctgattaatgtaaaataaaaactgctggGTGAGAGGAGATCAGCTGAGGAGGCGGTCTCTAATGGATTATATTCATGCATGATCCTATGACTCAAGAAGGATGTTAATTCCAGGTCTGAATGGGTCTCAGTCCAAGGCTTTGACAGTAAATCTAGGGAAACACCTTCACAGAGTGCTACAAAACcttatccaatcaggagctaGAACTCCACAAATGGGTCTCTGCCCATTAAGTTGTTGGTGAATAAATACACCACATCAGTAAAGGTTAATGCAAGCTTTAACaacacctggaaatgatgttgttgtgaaatgtcttcttttgtccaacaagccaaaatgattcagttgtaAAGATTTCttagttatatggagcaaaaaatccagaaaatattccctttcacttttcagaagctgaaaaatctttaaataaaacactcaaagcgagtaatcgattatcaaaatagttgacgattcatttagtaattgattaataatcaattaatcgtttcagccctaatttCATCTCACCTGAACAACAGAAAAAAGCCATAAATCTCCAGGACTACTCCAATAATAGGCCAGCCGATCAGCACCACGAACACGCCTCCCAGGAAGAAACCGGTGGCCTTCATCTTGTGCTTCTGGAAGAAGAAACGGAAGGTCCTCTCCAGCCCGATGACAAATGCGAGTCCAGCAACAAACAGGATCTATAACAAGAACAAGGTTGGTAGAACATTAGAGAGTGAAGTAAAATTGTTAACCTTTGCAGCTGCAGGAAGACTGATGGTTGATCAATGTTTTCTTGTAACTACTCCACCTGTACAACTTCCAGATTGACTGCAAAACCCCACTTGTTTGTGCTAATATCAATATAAGACAGGGGATGAAATTTAATGTAACtggagctgaaacgattaatcgatgaatcgctttttaatcgattactaaattaatcgacaactattttgataatcgatgaatcggtttgaagcttttttcctgattaaaacaagatttacgattgtttaagcttcttaaatgtgaatattttcttaatttctttgctctggataacaaagaaatcattaaaagtgaatcattttggtttgtggaaaaaacaagacatttgagaacgtcatcatttccaggtttgacgaataccgatcaacattttttaaggttttctgatattttatggaccaaacgattaatcgattaatcgagaaataattcgacagattaatcgattatgaaaataaccgttagttgcagctctaaatgtAACTGCTTAATTACAGTGTAAATAGATTCTGGAATACTCTACCCAGACATAACAAATGCAAATAAGGTACTAACAAAGTCTGGTGCATATAGATTTAACTGTGTAATTTCcgtataaaaataaacaatagcaCCAGCAACTGGTACCAGGTAATACAGAGGATGCAGTGTATACATTACATTtcaccagtggttctcaaactacaatattttctcagtaccacctgagaaaatattgacctCTCAaaataacaccattatcaccaatgttagAATACAGTGGTGAAAACAGGCCATGCAAAGTCACCAAATTCACAatagataatttgctctctcatcatcctcagcTTCCTCACATATACGTAGTTCatacactggtatagtgaaattagattaagatggagcaagagataagataagtctaattattattattattcaatttattaattttttttgctttgtgtttcattttctacacactcaaaattcctcagctccactcagaTCACATACACTTGTATAAGCAGTAGAACAGGATTTCtcatttcctccaagtaccacaggtggtacacgtaccacagtttgagaaccattgtATTACACAACATTGCACACATTACTTGTGTTCACTCACATTTCCAATAGCCAGCAGTGCTTTGTCAAAAAACAGGATCATcccaaagaagaggaaaaacacgcCGAAGCCTGTTAATCCCATTCCAATCTCTGCAAGATTCACACACAAAGGAATGTTAATCAGCTCAATCTGAGACTGTCACGGAGATTttatgatacatttttttacCCTTGGTTAAAATTGGTCTGATCAGCATATAGTACAGCCCTAATTTTACCTTTACTGTCAATCACATGGGCATGTCTACATAAATATGACCTGGTCAACCCTATATTTGTTGACAGACAGGGCTGCTGAACAGGAACAGGATTTGATGTCAAGTCTCGGGCAACACGTGctcttcatgtatttatttaaatattaaaaacactcTTCTGATGAGAtaaggagatgaaaaaaaaaacttttgggCCAAAACAGGTAAAAAGTCTTACTTATATAAAAGCTAACCAGTGGTTAGCATGTAGTAGTAATAAGTAATATTAGTAGTTACGTGCTTTCTATTTGGGCCACAGTGAGTAGcaaaaattatgaaaatgagaGCTAACTTTCCTAGCATGGCAGGCTAATGGCCAATTAGCCAACAGCTGCTGTTCAAATGAAGCCGGTTGGCGATAGCAGCAACAGAGGTGCCCAAATAACACGGCTCTTACTTTGGGAGTCCGTTAGCGAAATCATCTTGTCGCCGAGTAAACGGGTGAAGACACAGCAGAAGTAGAGAAAGTGCTACAGCAGTAACTCGAGTGCTCCTCTTAGAACAATTTGGATGACAGCTGCCTGCCACTGCAGCAACAGCCACGTCTTCCGGAAACACACCTTCTCGCGATGTCATCTTCCGGAACAGGGCTTTGATGCGTTCACTGAACCAACGCCGTTTTTCTTTTAGTTCACTATTCTGTTTTTAACCGACAGTAAATCGTGTATACATgcaaattgcaaaaaaaatccAAGCCACTCGATGTGTGGttaattaaattcaaatgtttgtAATGTGTTCGCATAGCTGCACAATGCATAAATTGAACAGcaacatataaaaaaatgtataaatatagcccacacactcacacacagtaataAACATTACGAACACGTTCAATTGACGCTTATAAAAGCGAAGATAATAGAACTCCAAGTCCAAGGGTTATTGTTgtataacaataaaatattgtatatgttgtaaatgtccccactgcgggacaaaagAATgtctatcttatcttatccacTTGTTATACACAATTGAACGCATCAAGATTATTACAAAGGTGCCCGGGGTTTAGTCTTTCAGGCAAAACCAACAGCCCTTTCTTCAAGTTCTGTATAAATCTCAGTTTGAATcatttatatatctataaaatgttgaaattgaaTCACGGTTGATAAAGATGCGTCATCTGTGGAACACGATGTTGAGCTTGCAGGCAGCCTGTCAGACTAGCCACAGGGCACATTATTTCCCACTTTCACCCATTTGTCACAGTAATTCGTCTCCCAACGCGGTTTGTCCGTCTCTGTAGCAACCGGGAAATAAGTTCAGCAACAAGGAAGGGGCCAGCCCAGAATGACTGAATGGTGAGTGTGTTATGTGTAAATCTTTTACAGAGTTTTATCCAGTGCGTTCATCTGAACTTCTCTTCTGTGGAGCACGGAGCATCTTGTTAGCTTTAGGAGAAAACTGTAACGTGAGGCAAAAATAGACGATTTCATCTCGACGTTTCAGTTTCAATGTGAGTATTAAGTACTCTTTAACAGGCTAACAGCTAACAGTAACCTGCTGCTCCCTTCCTCCATGAGTGAGGATGGAGCAGGTGGACACTGCTGAGCTACGTTAGCTTGCAATATGATGCGTTCAATGTCTCTGTGCAACTTAAAAGTAACGGGACCGAACAATATAATTATGATGTCAGATAATGAAAAGGTTGGTGTTtgctgtgaaagtgaaagtgaaagttgtaTAAATCAGTTGTGGTGTGAAACTTGTTTTtagaaaaaacaactaaaacttgCCAGAGAAACAATTGACAAATCTGCAGTTAAACGTTCAAAGATAATGTGTCATATATCAATGTGTTTTGCACGATGCATAAACGTTATATCAATCTTGTTGATCGATTAGTTGCAACAGTAGTTTCAAAACTAAACTTGTTGaacttgtgtttctgtctcacagCGATGCAAGCAAACCACATCAACATCTCTGACAGTGTGAAGTGAGAAAATCTGTCTGAGAAAGATGGAGGGTAAGTCTGTTCTTTCAGTCAGGAAGCTAAAACCAAAGTAGTCTGCAAACCATTTACTCTTGCAGATCTGTCACTATAATACTACGCAGATCATTGCTCTGATTAGTTATAGGTCACTTTGACAAGCCTTGTAAATGCCCTttagatatcgaaagtgaaccGAGCCATTAACTATTGGCTGTAGTAACATGAGGCTAAAACCACACCTTTGAAATATTAGGTCACGGTTTtgcctttattttaatttctaaacCTGATAAACCTTCACATGGTCCTGCTCTTTTTTCGATCTAAGAGAAGGTTGACAAACAGCAGTTATTCCACGGCCCCAAAGGAAACATACAAACAGAAAGACGTCATTAGCTGTGGAGGTGTGAGTCTCAGAGGATTAGCACATGTGAATGTGCGAGACCTGACATTTTCTTCCTTGTTCACACAGTCATTGTAAACAGTGAGGAACAAAACCTGCTGTTCTACACTAGAATCACTATATCCTAATTCAATAAATCATACTAGTAGTAGATGTTGAttttaattaagttttaataGTTACACATAGATACCTATGTACCACCTGCCACCATATAAATGTTGCACTGACTGATGTTATTCTTAATTGTAGCTTCCAACGATTTGTACACCACCAAATggcctgtatttatatagcgcttttccatgcactacagttttgtcattcacccattcactcacacttttatACAGCACATTTATGTGTGTCATCTTTCCTATCCACTCAGTGTTCAAAGGATAGCACTGACATTAAAATAGTTTAACCTAGTTactgttcaaaaataaatcGTCATTATCTCAGTGTTGACCAGCATTGTCGTTGTGGTTATGTTATGCTATAACTTAGAAGCCCTATGTTTTGTTACA
This Solea solea chromosome 3, fSolSol10.1, whole genome shotgun sequence DNA region includes the following protein-coding sequences:
- the golt1ba gene encoding golgi transport 1Ba isoform X1; amino-acid sequence: MISLTDSQKIGMGLTGFGVFFLFFGMILFFDKALLAIGNILFVAGLAFVIGLERTFRFFFQKHKMKATGFFLGGVFVVLIGWPIIGVVLEIYGFFLLFRGFFPVVIGFIRRIPVLGSILNLPFIRAYVDRAGESNTMV
- the golt1ba gene encoding golgi transport 1Ba isoform X2 → MISLTDSQKIGMGLTGFGVFFLFFGMILFFDKALLAIGNILFVAGLAFVIGLERTFRFFFQKHKMKATGFFLGGVFVVLIGWPIIGVVLEIYGFFLLFRGFFPVVIGFIRRIPVLGSILNLPFIRAPS